A genomic region of Streptomyces sp. R33 contains the following coding sequences:
- the ffh gene encoding signal recognition particle protein — protein sequence MFDTLSDRLSATFKSLRGKGRLSEQDIDAAAREIRIALLEADVALPVVRSFIANVKERARGEEVSKALNPGQQVLKIVNDELVSILGGETRRLRFAKTAPTVIMLAGLQGAGKTTLAGKLGLWLKGQGHSPLLVACDLQRPNAVNQLSVVAERAGVAVYAPAPGNGIGDPVQVAKDSIEYARTKQYDIVIVDTAGRLGIDSELMQQAADIRDAVNPDEILFVVDAMIGQDAVNTAEAFRDGVGFDGVVLSKLDGDARGGAALSIAHVTGKQIMFASNGEKLDEFDAFHPDRMAGRILDMGDMLTLIEQAEKTFSQAEAEKMAAKLAKGPKEFTLDDFLAQMEQVRKMGSISKLLGMLPGMGQIKDQINNIDERDVDRTAAIIKSMTPAERHDPHIINGSRRARIAKGSGVEVSAVKNLVERFFEARKMMSRMAQGGGMPGMPGIPGMGGGPGRQKKQVKQAKGKRKSGNPMKRKEEEAAAAARREQGPQTAPPATGSPFGLPAAGQPGQDFDLPDEFKKFMK from the coding sequence GTGTTCGATACGCTTTCCGACCGCCTCAGCGCGACCTTCAAGTCCCTCCGGGGCAAGGGCCGCCTCTCCGAGCAGGACATCGACGCTGCGGCGCGGGAAATCCGTATCGCCCTCCTCGAGGCCGACGTCGCCCTCCCCGTCGTCCGCTCCTTCATCGCGAACGTCAAGGAGCGCGCCCGCGGCGAAGAGGTCTCCAAGGCCCTGAACCCGGGCCAGCAGGTCCTCAAGATCGTCAACGACGAGCTCGTCTCGATCCTCGGCGGCGAGACCCGGCGCCTGCGCTTCGCCAAGACCGCGCCCACCGTGATCATGCTCGCCGGTCTCCAGGGTGCGGGTAAGACCACCCTCGCCGGAAAGCTCGGCCTCTGGCTCAAGGGCCAGGGCCACTCCCCGCTGCTCGTCGCCTGCGACCTCCAGCGCCCCAACGCCGTCAACCAGCTCAGCGTCGTCGCCGAGCGCGCCGGTGTCGCGGTCTACGCGCCCGCCCCCGGCAACGGCATCGGCGACCCGGTGCAGGTGGCCAAGGACTCCATCGAGTACGCCCGCACCAAGCAGTACGACATCGTCATCGTCGACACCGCCGGCCGCCTCGGTATCGACTCGGAGCTGATGCAGCAGGCCGCGGACATCCGCGACGCCGTCAACCCCGACGAGATCCTCTTCGTCGTCGACGCCATGATCGGCCAGGACGCGGTCAACACCGCCGAGGCCTTCCGCGACGGCGTCGGCTTCGACGGCGTCGTGCTCTCCAAGCTCGACGGCGACGCCCGAGGCGGTGCCGCGCTCTCCATCGCGCACGTCACGGGCAAGCAGATCATGTTCGCCTCGAACGGCGAGAAGCTCGACGAGTTCGACGCCTTCCACCCGGACCGCATGGCGGGCCGGATCCTCGACATGGGTGACATGCTCACCCTCATCGAGCAGGCCGAGAAGACGTTCTCGCAGGCCGAGGCCGAGAAGATGGCGGCCAAGCTCGCCAAGGGCCCCAAGGAGTTCACGCTCGACGACTTCCTGGCCCAGATGGAGCAGGTCCGGAAGATGGGCTCCATCTCCAAGCTGCTCGGCATGCTCCCCGGCATGGGCCAGATCAAGGACCAGATCAACAACATCGACGAGCGCGACGTCGACCGCACGGCCGCGATCATCAAGTCGATGACCCCGGCCGAGCGCCACGACCCGCACATCATCAACGGCTCGCGCCGCGCCCGTATCGCCAAGGGCTCCGGCGTCGAGGTCAGCGCCGTCAAGAACCTCGTCGAGCGCTTCTTCGAGGCCCGCAAGATGATGTCCCGCATGGCCCAGGGCGGCGGGATGCCCGGCATGCCCGGCATCCCGGGCATGGGCGGCGGCCCCGGCCGCCAGAAGAAGCAGGTCAAGCAGGCCAAGGGCAAGCGCAAGAGCGGCAACCCGATGAAGCGCAAGGAAGAGGAGGCAGCGGCAGCTGCCCGTCGCGAGCAGGGCCCGCAGACCGCCCCGCCCGCCACCGGCAGCCCGTTCGGCCTTCCCGCCGCGGGCCAGCCCGGCCAGGACTTCGACCTCCCGGACGAGTTCAAGAAGTTCATGAAGTAA
- a CDS encoding [protein-PII] uridylyltransferase has translation MTSVEQTTTGDSGDPSGSGPSAYAAARLRLLQEESRSGPSRRSALAGLTDDWLNALFTTAQRETGVRGATLVAVGGYGRAELSPRSDLDLLLLHDGKAEPRALGALADRIWYPVWDLGVALDHSVRTPAEARKTAAEDLKVHLGLLDARPVAGDAGLLAGLRTSVLADWRNQAAKRLPQLHSLCRERAERSGELRFLLEPDLKEARGGLRDATALRAVAASWLADAPREGLADARRRLLDARDALHLVTGRATDRLALQEQDQVAAQLGLLDADALLREVYEAARVVAYAGDVTWREVGRVLRARAARPRLRGLLGTRGAAAAERAPLAEGVVESDGEAVLALAARPDRDPVLALRFGAAAAQAGLPVSLHAVRRLAAQAKPLPVPWPAEAREQLLTLLGAGEPTVAVWEALEAEGLITRLLPDWERVRCRPQRNPVHTWTVDRHLVETAVRASALTRRVSRPDLLLMAALLHDIGKGWPGDHSVAGETIARDVAVRVGFDADDAAVLGVLVRHHLLLIDTATRRDLDDPATVRSVAEAVGSLGTLEVLHALTEADALATGPAAWSTWRGSLVADLVARVASVLGGAAPGAAEPAIPTTEQERLAVEALRTREPVLALHARQEEDDAVGVELVVAVPDQPGVLPAVAGVLALHRLTVRAADLRSLELPDLAGEVLVLRWRVAAEYGSLPEVSRLRTDLIRALDGSLDVPAKLADREAAYPRRRGVVPPPPRVTVVPDVSSLATVLEVRAPDAVGLLHRIGRALESSGVRVRSAHVSTLGANAVDSLYVVDPDGKPLPPPAAASLASTLESALQ, from the coding sequence GTGACGAGCGTCGAGCAGACCACGACGGGTGATTCCGGCGATCCGTCCGGCTCGGGACCCAGCGCGTACGCCGCGGCCCGGCTGCGACTCCTCCAGGAGGAGTCGCGGTCCGGGCCTTCGCGGCGTTCCGCGCTGGCCGGGCTGACCGACGACTGGCTGAACGCCCTGTTCACCACGGCCCAGCGGGAGACCGGAGTGCGGGGCGCCACCCTCGTCGCCGTCGGCGGCTACGGGCGCGCCGAACTCTCCCCCCGCAGCGACCTCGACCTGCTGCTGCTCCACGACGGCAAGGCCGAGCCGCGGGCGCTCGGCGCGCTGGCCGACCGGATCTGGTACCCCGTGTGGGACCTGGGCGTAGCCCTCGACCACTCGGTGCGGACCCCGGCCGAGGCGCGCAAGACCGCCGCCGAGGACCTCAAGGTGCACCTGGGGCTGCTGGACGCCCGGCCGGTCGCGGGCGACGCCGGCCTGCTCGCGGGCCTGCGCACCTCCGTACTGGCCGACTGGCGCAACCAGGCCGCCAAGCGGCTCCCGCAGCTGCACTCCCTGTGCCGGGAGCGGGCCGAGCGGTCCGGGGAGCTCCGCTTCCTGCTGGAACCTGACCTCAAGGAGGCCCGCGGCGGGCTCCGCGACGCCACCGCACTGCGGGCGGTCGCCGCGTCCTGGCTGGCCGACGCCCCGCGCGAGGGGCTGGCCGACGCCCGGCGGCGGCTGCTGGACGCGCGGGACGCGCTGCACCTGGTGACGGGCCGGGCGACCGACCGGCTCGCGCTCCAGGAACAGGACCAGGTCGCCGCCCAGCTGGGCCTGCTCGACGCGGACGCGCTGCTGCGCGAGGTGTACGAGGCCGCGCGGGTCGTCGCGTACGCCGGGGACGTGACCTGGCGCGAGGTCGGGCGGGTCCTGCGGGCCCGGGCGGCCCGGCCGAGGCTGCGCGGGCTGCTGGGGACGCGGGGGGCCGCGGCAGCCGAGCGGGCGCCGCTCGCCGAGGGGGTCGTGGAGTCCGACGGCGAGGCCGTGCTGGCCCTGGCGGCCCGGCCCGACCGGGACCCGGTCCTGGCCCTGCGGTTCGGGGCCGCGGCCGCGCAGGCGGGACTTCCGGTGTCGCTGCACGCCGTACGCCGGCTCGCGGCGCAGGCGAAGCCGCTGCCCGTGCCGTGGCCCGCGGAGGCACGGGAGCAGCTGCTGACCCTGCTGGGGGCGGGGGAGCCGACGGTGGCGGTCTGGGAGGCCCTCGAGGCCGAGGGGCTGATCACGCGGCTGCTGCCCGACTGGGAACGGGTGCGGTGCCGTCCGCAGCGCAATCCCGTGCACACCTGGACGGTGGACCGGCACCTGGTCGAGACGGCGGTGCGCGCCTCGGCCCTGACCCGCCGGGTGAGCCGTCCGGACCTGCTGCTCATGGCCGCCCTGCTGCACGACATCGGCAAGGGCTGGCCGGGGGACCACTCGGTGGCGGGCGAGACGATCGCCCGTGACGTGGCCGTCCGGGTGGGCTTCGACGCGGACGACGCCGCCGTGCTGGGGGTGCTCGTACGCCACCACCTGCTGCTGATCGACACCGCGACGCGGCGCGACCTGGACGACCCGGCGACGGTCCGGTCGGTCGCGGAGGCCGTGGGGTCGCTCGGCACGCTGGAGGTCCTGCACGCGCTGACCGAGGCGGACGCCCTGGCCACGGGGCCTGCGGCGTGGAGCACGTGGCGGGGCTCGCTGGTGGCGGACCTGGTGGCGCGGGTCGCCTCGGTGCTGGGCGGCGCGGCACCCGGCGCGGCGGAGCCGGCCATCCCGACGACGGAGCAGGAACGCCTCGCGGTGGAGGCGCTGCGCACCCGGGAGCCTGTGCTGGCGCTGCACGCGCGCCAGGAGGAGGACGACGCGGTCGGGGTCGAGCTGGTGGTGGCGGTCCCGGACCAGCCGGGGGTCCTCCCGGCAGTGGCCGGCGTACTGGCCCTGCACCGGCTCACGGTCCGCGCCGCGGACCTGCGCTCGCTGGAGCTGCCGGATCTGGCGGGCGAGGTGCTGGTGCTGCGCTGGCGGGTGGCCGCCGAGTACGGCTCGCTGCCGGAGGTGTCCCGCCTGCGCACGGACCTGATCCGGGCGCTGGACGGCTCGCTGGACGTCCCGGCGAAGCTGGCGGACCGCGAGGCGGCGTACCCGCGGCGGCGCGGGGTGGTCCCGCCGCCCCCGCGGGTGACGGTGGTCCCGGACGTCTCCTCCCTGGCCACGGTCCTGGAGGTCCGGGCCCCGGACGCGGTGGGTCTGCTGCACCGGATCGGACGCGCGCTGGAATCCTCCGGGGTGCGGGTCCGCAGCGCCCACGTCTCGACCCTCGGCGCCAACGCGGTGGACTCCCTGTACGTCGTCGACCCCGACGGCAAACCGCTGCCGCCGCCCGCGGCCGCGTCCCTGGCCAGCACCCTGGAGTCCGCCCTCCAGTGA
- a CDS encoding P-II family nitrogen regulator: MKLITAIVKPHRLDEIKDALQRFGVQGLTVSEASGYGRQRGHTEVYRGAEYTVDLVPKIRIEVVVEDDDAESVMDVLVKSARTGKIGDGKVWSVPVDSVIRVRTGERGAEAL, translated from the coding sequence ATGAAGCTGATCACCGCGATCGTCAAGCCGCACCGGCTGGACGAGATCAAGGACGCCCTCCAGCGCTTCGGAGTCCAGGGGCTCACCGTCTCCGAGGCCAGCGGCTACGGCCGCCAGCGCGGCCACACCGAGGTCTACCGCGGCGCCGAGTACACCGTGGACCTCGTACCGAAGATCCGCATCGAGGTGGTCGTCGAGGACGACGACGCCGAATCGGTGATGGACGTCCTCGTCAAGAGCGCCCGCACCGGCAAGATCGGTGACGGCAAGGTGTGGAGCGTCCCCGTGGACTCGGTCATCCGGGTCCGCACCGGCGAGCGCGGCGCTGAAGCGCTCTAG
- a CDS encoding ammonium transporter — protein sequence MASAITTLAADAPTLSAANTGFMLICSALVMLMTPGLAFFYGGMVRVKSSLNMLMMSFISLGIVTILWVLYGFSLAFGTDAGSLIGWSSDYVGLSGIGITELWDGYTIPVYVFAVFQLMFAVITPALISGALADRVKFSAWALFTALWVTVVYFPVAHWVWGAGGWLFELGVIDFAGGTAVHINAGAAALGVILVIGKRVGFKKDPMRPHSLPLVMLGAGLLWFGWFGFNAGSWLGNDDGVGAVMFVNTQVATAAAMLAWLGYEKLRHGSFTTLGAASGAVAGLVAITPSGGSCSPLGAIAIGAIAGVVCAMAVGLKYKFGYDDSLDVVGVHLVGGVIGSLLVGFFATGGVQSDAAGLFYGGGLEQLGKQAIGVFSVLAYSLVVSAILAFLLDKTIGMRVTEDDEVSGIDQVEHAETAYDFSGAGGGASSRSTATPVPAAAASKKVDA from the coding sequence ATGGCATCAGCCATCACGACCCTCGCCGCAGACGCCCCGACGCTGTCTGCTGCGAACACCGGGTTCATGCTCATCTGCTCCGCCCTGGTCATGCTGATGACCCCGGGACTCGCCTTCTTCTACGGAGGCATGGTCCGCGTCAAGAGCAGCCTCAACATGCTGATGATGAGCTTCATCAGCCTCGGGATCGTCACGATCCTCTGGGTCCTCTACGGCTTCAGCCTCGCCTTCGGCACGGACGCCGGCAGCCTCATCGGCTGGTCCTCCGACTACGTCGGCCTCAGCGGCATCGGCATCACCGAGCTGTGGGACGGGTACACCATCCCGGTCTACGTCTTCGCCGTCTTCCAGCTGATGTTCGCCGTCATCACCCCCGCCCTGATCAGCGGCGCCCTGGCCGACCGCGTGAAGTTCAGCGCCTGGGCCCTGTTCACCGCCCTGTGGGTCACCGTCGTCTACTTCCCCGTCGCCCACTGGGTCTGGGGCGCCGGCGGCTGGCTCTTCGAGCTCGGCGTGATCGACTTCGCGGGCGGCACCGCCGTCCACATCAACGCCGGCGCCGCGGCCCTCGGCGTCATCCTGGTCATCGGCAAGCGCGTCGGCTTCAAGAAGGACCCGATGCGCCCGCACAGCCTCCCGCTCGTGATGCTCGGCGCCGGTCTGCTCTGGTTCGGCTGGTTCGGCTTCAACGCCGGATCCTGGCTCGGCAACGACGACGGCGTGGGCGCGGTCATGTTCGTCAACACCCAGGTCGCCACCGCCGCCGCCATGCTCGCCTGGCTCGGCTACGAGAAGCTGCGCCACGGCTCCTTCACCACCCTCGGCGCCGCCTCCGGCGCGGTCGCCGGCCTCGTCGCCATCACCCCCTCCGGCGGTTCCTGCTCCCCGCTCGGCGCGATCGCCATCGGCGCCATCGCCGGTGTCGTCTGCGCCATGGCCGTCGGCCTCAAGTACAAGTTCGGCTACGACGACTCCCTCGACGTGGTCGGCGTCCACCTCGTCGGCGGTGTGATCGGCTCGCTGCTGGTCGGCTTCTTCGCCACCGGCGGGGTCCAGTCCGACGCGGCCGGCCTCTTCTACGGCGGCGGCCTGGAGCAGCTCGGCAAGCAGGCCATCGGGGTCTTCTCGGTCCTCGCCTACTCTCTCGTCGTGTCCGCGATCCTCGCCTTCCTCCTCGACAAGACGATCGGGATGCGGGTCACCGAGGACGACGAGGTCTCCGGCATCGACCAGGTCGAGCACGCCGAGACCGCCTACGACTTCAGCGGAGCCGGCGGCGGCGCCTCCTCCCGGAGCACCGCCACCCCCGTCCCCGCTGCCGCCGCGAGCAAGAAGGTTGACGCATGA
- a CDS encoding bifunctional DNA primase/polymerase: protein MGFTIGGSRSTKEFRSGSRRRGRTSECTAVAEYTGLWGWDVVPGARAAAPARDCSCGHAHCSTPGAHPLPLAPTVAAGATLDEVTETWSGYPGAAVLLPVGRTFDVIEVSEEAGRRALVRLERMGLPLGPVTATPDGRAQFFVAPGAAAELPQLLYRMGWDDADLDLRALGVGAFLTAPPSDHAGLGPVGWLRPPALDSAGGPPQARLLLGTLAYICHRLRR from the coding sequence ATGGGCTTCACGATCGGCGGCAGCCGCAGCACCAAGGAGTTCCGTTCCGGCTCGCGGCGCCGCGGCCGGACGTCGGAGTGCACGGCGGTCGCGGAGTACACCGGGCTGTGGGGCTGGGACGTGGTCCCCGGCGCCCGCGCCGCGGCCCCCGCCCGCGACTGCTCCTGCGGTCATGCGCATTGCAGCACGCCGGGGGCGCATCCGCTGCCCCTCGCTCCGACCGTCGCAGCCGGCGCGACCCTCGACGAGGTCACCGAGACCTGGAGCGGCTACCCGGGCGCGGCGGTCCTGCTCCCGGTGGGCCGCACCTTCGACGTCATCGAGGTCTCGGAGGAGGCCGGGCGCCGCGCGCTGGTCCGCCTCGAGCGGATGGGCCTGCCGCTCGGGCCGGTCACCGCGACCCCGGACGGCCGGGCCCAGTTCTTCGTCGCCCCGGGCGCTGCCGCCGAGCTGCCGCAGCTGCTGTACCGGATGGGCTGGGACGACGCCGACCTCGACCTGCGCGCCCTGGGCGTCGGCGCCTTCCTGACCGCCCCGCCCTCCGACCACGCGGGCCTCGGCCCGGTCGGCTGGCTGCGCCCGCCCGCGCTCGACTCCGCGGGCGGCCCGCCGCAGGCCCGGCTGCTGCTCGGCACCCTCGCGTACATCTGCCACCGCCTGCGGCGCTAG